The Paenibacillus sp. G2S3 region TACCTGTGCCTGTAATATCGTCTATTAAGGTGGCTGTCATCAGTGATTCCAATAACCCAACTACGGCCAGCGAGAGTGAATATGGCAAAATAATAAGCAGAGTATCCAGCGTGAACGGGATCTGCGGTAAATGGAATAGTGGCAAAGTTGCTGTAATATTCCCCATATCCCCTACGGTTCTTACGTCCAGATGAAGAGCGATGCTAAGAATAGAAACGATAACAATCCCTACAAGTGCTGAGGGTACGGCTTTGGTAAACCGAGGAACCGTATAGATAATAAGCAATGTCAGAGCTACCAGTCCATACATCACCCAGCCCTGTCCCTTAAAATGAGTAAGCTGCGCCATGAAAATCAGTATCGCCAGCGCGTTGACAAACCCCGTCATGACCGGCTGTGGCAAAAAAGTGATAAATCGGCCCAGCTTTAGCATCCCCATCAATATCTGAAACACCCCAGCCAGTACAGTTGCCGCGAACAGATACTCTACTCCATGTTCTAGTACGAGACTTCCGACTAACAGAGCCATAGCCCCTGTAGCCGCCGAAATCATTCCAGGTCTGCCTCCGGCAAGTGCGGTTACAATCGCAATACAGAAAGAGGCATATAAACCAACCATCGGACTTACTCCCGCCAGGATCGAAAAAGCGATCGCTTCAGGAATCAGCGCAACGGCTACGGTCATCCCCGATAAAATATCGGTTCGAGTGTTAGAAAACCACCCATTATTTAAGGTAAGCTGCTTCAAAATCTAATTTCCTCCTGTGACTATTAAAATGTGTGGACCTTTTTCAGAAAAGACCCGGGGCCGGTGCAACGCTAATGTTGCTAATTGTACTCGACCCGTCTTCACCTTAACAAAAAGATTAGTTAGACTTGTAAGCGCTTATTCACATCATTTTCTAGCGAATCCTTGAAATATCATTCAAATTCTATATTTCTAGATTACCGGTAAAGCCCGGAAGCTTTCACTTCATTGAAGAAGGTGTTGAATTCATCAATGTTCAGCTGCTGAGCGGCATCGGACAATGCAGTTGCAGGATCAGGATGCACCTCGACCATAATACCATCGGCTCCAGCTGCGAGTGCGGCTTTTGCGCAAGGAATAAGAATGTCTTTGCGTCCTGTGGAGTGAGTAACATCGACTAAAACTGGCAAATGGCATTCCTGCTTAAGGATAGGCACAGCTGAGATATCGAGCGTGTTGCGGGTCGCTTTTTCATACGTACGAATTCCGCGTTCAATCAACATGATTTGTGTATTACCACGAGACATGATGTATTCCGCTGCATGTATGAATTCATCGAGCGTAGCAGCCAATCCGCGTTTCAGCAGCACCGGCTTATTGACTTCTCCGACCGCTTTTAACAGCTCAAAATTATGCATGTTCCGTGCACCGATCTGGATGATATCTACGTAATCTAAGGACTCTTCAATATGTCTTGGATCTACAATTTCACTGATCGTCAGCAGGCCATAATCATTTGCTGCTTCACGTAATATTCTTAGGCCGTCCATACCTAGACCTTGGAAGTCATAAGGTGAAGTCCGCGGCTTGAAGGCACCTCCACGCATAACACGTACACCAGCCTTTTGCAGGGCTGCAGCTACGGTGCGGGTCTGTAGTTCGCTTTCTACGGAGCAAGGACCAGCTACCATCAGTGAAGAAGAACCGCCAACGGTAACATCTCCCGGCAGAACAATCACTGTGTCTTCTTTGTGGCTCTTACGTGCTACTAGTAAAGTTTTTTTATGTTCATCGGATTGTAAGTCCAGAGATGCTGAAAAAATTTGCTTGAAGAGGCTGCGGATAGTCCCGTTAGTGAAAGGTCCTTTGTTGCTCGCTACGAGCTGATCCAGCATTTTCTTTTCACGTTCTGGATCGAATTTAGGCACACCTTGCTTTTCTTTAACTACTCCAATCTCCTGCACAATTTTAGCCCGCTCGGAGATCAGCTCCAGCAATTGCCCATTAATCTCATCCAGACGACCTCTAAGAACATCCAATTCCACGTTACTCATTACCCTTCCACTCCCTCTTCTTATTTATAATTTGAAACGCAAAAAGGCCCCCCGTCGCAAGGGACGAGGAGCCGTGGTACCACCCTTATTTAGAATTAACCCGAATACTAGCACAAAGGAATAAAATATCGGATTCCCTTGACTAAAGATTAACTCTATCTTAAACCCGGTAACGCGGGGCGCGGGCCTCCCTACTCATACCTGTCACGACCTGTGACAATACTTCAGGGGCCGACTCGGAAGTGAACTTCGGCATTAATCGTCTCATGAGGGTGCTCTCAGTCTCCGGCACGCCTTCCCTGTTAAGATCCGCTAAAATGCTTACTCTCTTCGTCATAGTCTTATTTATGTCAGCGCGTCTTTTGCGCTGGTTTCTGCTATCTTAATCAAAAAATGTTTCCGATGCAAGATAATAATGGAACGCTGAGTAGCTTTAACGCAATAAAATCACATGAGATACAATTATTCTTATAACAACTCGCTAGAATAGGCTTTGAAGTATGAAATAACCCATACCCATACTATTCTGCCACTGCTTTAAAGGTTCCAATCCCCTCTCTATGTATGAAGTTGACAGCGATATTTTGATTGTTTACAATTAAATCATTGAAAATATTTCCTATTCTGATCCACTGTCAGCTTTAGCATTTACATTACATAACTGAAGGGATGTAGCAGCATGAGCATTTATCCATATACAGCACGCAGTATTCGAGGAAAAGAGATCGAACTAGAGGAATACAAAGGTAAAGTACTTTTGATTGTAAATACAGCAAGTAAGTGTGGGTTTACCCACCAATACTCCGACCTGCAAAAGCTCTATGCGCGATACGAAGATCGTGGCTTCCAAATTCTTGGTTTCCCTTCCAATCAGTTTGGGGAACAGGAACCTGGCAGCAATGAAGAAGTGAATGTATTTTGCCAAATCAATTACGGCGTTACGTTCCCTCTCTTTGAGAAGGTTGAAGTAAAGGGCGAAAATAAGCATCCCCTCTTCACTCACCTTACTAAGCAGGCTGGATTTGAAGGCTTCGACATGAACCATTCTTCAGGAAAGCTACTGCAAAGCATGCTTGAGAGCAAGGATCCGGAAGCACTGAACAATGACGAAATCAAATGGAACTTCACTAAATTCTTAATCGATCGCGAAGGTAATGTAATTACAAGATTCGAATCTACTGTGGATCCGCTGGATATTGAGCCAGCAATCGAAGCATTGTTATAGATTTTTCTTGATATATACCGAGCTAATGACATTAACTTAAAGCACAGTAGTCACTGCGGTGAATAATTGGACTTCCGGCCGCTGTTGTCCCCAGATTTCTTGATTGAAGCCGCTCTTCGCGGTGGAAATCCCGGGACAAAGGCCTACATAGATTGAATTTCTATACAACAATAAGCCGCCCAGACTCCAACTCTGGGCGGCTTTTTCATGTACGGTACTGCTCAGTAAATACTTCAAAATAAGGGGTGGTATCCCTTTCAGCCATTGAGCCATTAGCGCCCGGTCCCCAGCCGATCTCAGCCCGCCAGCTCCCTAGCAACCCTGTCTGGATTAGCGCCTCCTCATTTACACCGATCAGCTGATCCGCCTGTGGCGCTACATAAAGTGCATCTACAGGGCAATAAGCTTCACACATAAAACAAGTCTGGCAATCTTCCTGACGCGCAATAACCGGAATCTTCCCCTGCATTTCGAATACGTTTGTCGGACATACTTTCGTGCACAGTTTACAACCCACGCAGCGTTCAACGCTGATTAGTTCAATCATATCGCCTGCCCCTCCTTTAGTAAATTCAGTTCATGAGCATGGGGCACAGCCTCGGTACCGATGCTTATTTGCTCTATACCGGATACAATCAGCCGGTGGGTTTGACGCGGATCAAGCTCCGGATATTCCGCGAGCTTTTGCAGGCCGCGCGTCTCCTTCCGGGCCAGCGCGGCGGTGTACATCCATCTGCCGACCGCGAGCATAGCC contains the following coding sequences:
- a CDS encoding bifunctional 3-deoxy-7-phosphoheptulonate synthase/chorismate mutase; translation: MSNVELDVLRGRLDEINGQLLELISERAKIVQEIGVVKEKQGVPKFDPEREKKMLDQLVASNKGPFTNGTIRSLFKQIFSASLDLQSDEHKKTLLVARKSHKEDTVIVLPGDVTVGGSSSLMVAGPCSVESELQTRTVAAALQKAGVRVMRGGAFKPRTSPYDFQGLGMDGLRILREAANDYGLLTISEIVDPRHIEESLDYVDIIQIGARNMHNFELLKAVGEVNKPVLLKRGLAATLDEFIHAAEYIMSRGNTQIMLIERGIRTYEKATRNTLDISAVPILKQECHLPVLVDVTHSTGRKDILIPCAKAALAAGADGIMVEVHPDPATALSDAAQQLNIDEFNTFFNEVKASGLYR
- a CDS encoding 4Fe-4S binding protein, coding for MIELISVERCVGCKLCTKVCPTNVFEMQGKIPVIARQEDCQTCFMCEAYCPVDALYVAPQADQLIGVNEEALIQTGLLGSWRAEIGWGPGANGSMAERDTTPYFEVFTEQYRT
- a CDS encoding glutathione peroxidase produces the protein MSIYPYTARSIRGKEIELEEYKGKVLLIVNTASKCGFTHQYSDLQKLYARYEDRGFQILGFPSNQFGEQEPGSNEEVNVFCQINYGVTFPLFEKVEVKGENKHPLFTHLTKQAGFEGFDMNHSSGKLLQSMLESKDPEALNNDEIKWNFTKFLIDREGNVITRFESTVDPLDIEPAIEALL